The Molothrus ater isolate BHLD 08-10-18 breed brown headed cowbird chromosome 1, BPBGC_Mater_1.1, whole genome shotgun sequence genome includes a window with the following:
- the HHLA1 gene encoding HERV-H LTR-associating protein 1 yields the protein MQTSQTCWKSASIMEGLCWHVAAKMSLGFLCLFLVFSTASCLRKENKKEKQLAVLATAELPAKSLDLAAINLTELVNGMLSTALRGTKKLFSLLSITSYSSFAFHKVSVTIYNISNAKNIDPGKFPVHYCYCLNNVTNDLTDFTALLVDIIGNSTSYLTEIFKSTSILSVRQSNDSDCIYICVMAGQTGKNLSDFLEILDKSPVINYTFSSNTSSDLDLDLIFSSFVKLQEDPNKTLDSSAEHVWTFKATRIPLAQKGGGIPTTKLPLWPRTVGAKGSWFPSPHVDAPRPQGMARPPLSPGGSLAPSPAPQPSPTDTSMFWVQTVSPQEASKVMQTEPDLPSTVLSLPPSYRPGVTLKLYSATRCPQAMLREPRVTSPPVTLVVQKINPCVMELCRFFQLCLCVGQRRYSRKEAMRYCVEYYSWFMKNASYVCERVKRVAYSHTLKQKCLKSICTSL from the exons ATGCAG ACCAGCCAAACCTGCTGGAAGTCAGCATCCATCATggaggggctctgctggcatgtGGCAGCCAAGATGAGCCTGGGGTTCCTGTGTCTCTTTCTGGTTTTCAGCACAG CTTCGTGcctaagaaaagaaaacaagaaagagaaGCAATTGGCAGTGCTGGCTACTGCAG AGCTACCTGCAAAGTCCCTGGACCTGGCTGCTATTAACCTGACAGAGCTGGTGAACGGGATGCTGAGCACTGCACTCAGAG GTACCAAGAAACTCttctctttgctgagcatcACCTCTTACAGCTCATTTGCCTTCCACAAAGTGTCAGTCACCATTTACAACA TCTCTAATGCAAAAAATATTGACCCTGGCAAGTTCCCTGTGCACTACTGCTACTGTTTGAATAATGTGACAAATGACTTGACAG ATTTTACAGCTCTACTTGTTGATATCATTGGAAACTCCACCAGTTATCTCACAGAAATTTTCAAATCCACTTCTATTCTCTcag tgcGTCAGAGCAATGACTCTGATTGTATCTACATCTGTGTGATGGCAGGGCAGACag GGAAAAATCTGTCTGATTTTTTGGAAATACTGGATAAGTCTCCTGTTATTAATTATACATTTTCCAGTAACACATCATCTGACCTGG ACCTGGATTTGATTTTCTCAAGTTTTGTGAAGTTGCAGGAAGACCCAAACAAGACACTGGATTCATCAGCAGAACATGTGTGGACATTTAAAG CTACCCGGATCCCTCTCGCCCAGAAAGGAGGGGGAATCCCCACCACGAAGCTCCCGCTGTGGCCAAGGACAGTTGGAGCCAAAGGCTCGTGGTTTCCATCACCCCACGTGGATGCTCCCAGGCCCCAGGGCATGGCCAGACcccccctgagccctgggggGAGCCTGGCCCCATCACCAGCCCcgcagcccagcccca CTGACACGTCCATGTTTTGGGTGCAGACAGTGTCTCCACAAGAAGCCAGCAAAGTGATGCAAACAGAGCCAG ATTTGCCCTCCACAGTACTGTCTCTGCCACCTTCCTACCGACCTGGTGTGACACTGAAACTGTACTCAGCTACCA GGTGCCCACAGGCGATGCTCAGAGAGCCCCGTGTCACCTCCCCTCCTGTCACCCTTGTGGTGCAGAAGATCAACCCCTGTGTGATGGAGCTCTGTAGGTTCTTtcagctgtgcctctgtgttGGTCAGAGAAGATATTCCAGAAAGGAAGCCATGAG ATACTGTGTTGAATATTATTCCTGGTTTATGAAAAATGCAAGTTATGTCTGCGAAAGAGTCAAAAGAGTTGCTTACTCCCACA CATTAAAGCAAAAATGCCTTAAAAGCATCTGTACATCACTTTAG